One Acidobacteriota bacterium genomic window carries:
- a CDS encoding isoprenylcysteine carboxylmethyltransferase family protein, which translates to MLDLDRDHGLRRLFHLARRRVVTGFAVAVVAFALATPTWTTLIAGTAIALAGEALRLWAAGHLMKGREVTTSGPYRWMQHPLYVGSGLLGVGFSVIAANWVVAVVVLGYVGAMTAAAIRLETATLRDAFGDTYTRYVAGELTPGAAGRRFSLRHAIDNREHHAVAGLLGTVAVMAVKAWFTAP; encoded by the coding sequence ATGCTTGATCTCGACCGCGACCACGGGCTGCGGCGTCTCTTTCACCTGGCCCGGCGCCGCGTCGTCACCGGCTTCGCGGTGGCGGTGGTCGCGTTCGCCCTGGCGACGCCGACCTGGACGACGCTCATAGCCGGCACCGCGATCGCGCTGGCCGGCGAGGCGTTGCGCCTATGGGCGGCGGGACACCTCATGAAGGGACGCGAGGTGACCACGTCCGGGCCGTACCGCTGGATGCAGCATCCCCTCTACGTCGGGTCCGGGCTCCTGGGTGTCGGATTCTCCGTCATCGCCGCCAACTGGGTGGTCGCCGTCGTCGTGCTGGGCTACGTCGGCGCGATGACCGCGGCGGCGATCCGCCTCGAGACGGCGACTCTGCGGGACGCGTTCGGCGACACCTACACTCGCTATGTTGCAGGCGAGCTGACGCCGGGCGCCGCCGGCCGCCGCTTCAGCCTGCGCCACGCCATCGACAACCGGGAACACCACGCCGTCGCCGGCCTCCTCGGCACGGTTGCCGTCATGGCCGTGAAGGCGTGGTTTACTGCACCGTGA